From a single Planococcus shenhongbingii genomic region:
- a CDS encoding GNAT family N-acetyltransferase yields MKIIKSDSRHCIENEKGETIAEIRFVPTESNLLIIDQTFVTDSLRGQGIAGRLVASAVDTAREQNKKIIPLCSFAKAEFNKKTEYQAMQANRY; encoded by the coding sequence ATGAAAATTATTAAAAGTGACAGTCGACATTGTATAGAGAACGAAAAAGGAGAAACGATTGCTGAAATCCGTTTTGTTCCTACTGAAAGCAACTTGCTGATTATTGATCAAACATTTGTCACTGATTCTTTGCGCGGGCAAGGAATCGCAGGCAGGTTGGTTGCATCGGCAGTAGATACAGCGAGAGAACAAAATAAAAAAATAATTCCGCTTTGTTCATTTGCCAAAGCGGAATTTAACAAGAAAACAGAATATCAAGCTATGCAAGCGAATCGCTATTAG
- a CDS encoding DUF5996 family protein yields the protein MELLKHSEWKDTKLTLQLLSQILGKIRLEAAPQEPQWAHVMLALTPDGFSTGLLYYENHVFQVDVDIRSSTVSINVDGHTHSTHLRNGTPIRMYYDFIFRSLRQHQISITINPRPQEMNVKTLLNEDMVHNVYEPLQALRGLELFHFAFREEMKFIGPLRCRKVKPGLFWGTFDVSAIIVQNISEPFPEDKIIEKAAFDEQFIEYGFWLGDERTDEPSFFVLPYPFLNKDLNKLPLEPEEAFYDQEASEYFLTAQAVFDSPAPSKAVQQFFHTTFDILADELKWEGRDYFETPLLMKSQPTMKKGGEG from the coding sequence ATGGAATTACTGAAACACTCTGAATGGAAAGATACCAAATTAACTTTGCAATTATTGTCTCAGATTTTAGGCAAAATCCGCTTGGAGGCGGCTCCACAAGAACCGCAGTGGGCGCATGTAATGTTGGCGCTGACACCGGACGGATTTTCTACAGGGCTTCTTTATTATGAAAATCATGTTTTTCAAGTAGATGTTGATATTCGGAGCAGTACGGTGAGCATCAATGTAGATGGCCATACCCATTCCACTCATCTGCGGAATGGTACGCCCATAAGAATGTATTATGATTTTATCTTCCGTTCTTTGCGGCAGCATCAAATCAGCATTACCATCAATCCGCGTCCGCAAGAGATGAACGTGAAAACCTTATTGAATGAAGACATGGTCCATAATGTTTATGAACCTCTTCAAGCTCTGCGGGGCTTAGAACTGTTTCACTTTGCATTCCGTGAAGAAATGAAATTCATCGGCCCTTTGCGTTGCCGGAAAGTAAAGCCGGGCTTATTTTGGGGGACTTTTGATGTCTCCGCTATTATTGTGCAAAACATCTCTGAGCCGTTCCCAGAAGATAAAATCATTGAGAAAGCGGCATTTGATGAACAGTTTATCGAATATGGATTTTGGTTGGGGGACGAGCGGACAGATGAGCCTTCTTTTTTTGTTTTGCCTTATCCATTCTTGAATAAAGATTTGAATAAGTTACCTTTAGAACCTGAGGAAGCGTTTTATGATCAAGAAGCGAGTGAATATTTTCTGACCGCTCAAGCCGTTTTTGATTCGCCTGCGCCGAGCAAGGCTGTACAGCAATTTTTCCATACCACATTTGACATTTTAGCTGATGAATTAAAATGGGAAGGCCGCGATTATTTCGAAACTCCCTTGCTGATGAAATCCCAGCCGACTATGAAGAAAGGAGGAGAAGGATGA